AGGGAGAAGTCCTGAAGTATTTAAGGTTTTCGCCACAACTGCGACAATCAGGGCTACGTGACTACCTGCGATTGTTCAGCCTCTCGAATCCGTCGACGACCACATCAAGCAAGTATGCGACCAGATCGTCGTTCCCAAAAAGCTGCATCCCGGTGGTGTTGGCCCAAATCAATCCGGAGTTGCGTAAGACCGGCTTGAATTCGAATGCCGTGAGCTTTCTTGCACTCTCCCAGTTACCCGCGTCGTCGAATTGTGGACAAGATAAGTCAATCAACAGGCTACAGTCGGATGCTGAGTTGATATACAGATCCTTCGTGCGAAAGTGAAGGTCGAGAGCATTCGAACAACGAATAAAAAACCCTTGTTGAGTTATGTGGAGTTTCAGTGCGAGCGCGGTTGCGCTGGAATTAAGTGTCAGTACCGTCGATTCAAGGGCCTGACGCAACGCGGCAAATTGTTGTTCTACCGCGACCGCACCTTTGGGAGTCGCCAAAAAGGTTTCGGAATCGGCCTTTTCCTTTAAGGTTTGGTCGAGTTTCTTAATTCGGCTCATTGCCGCATCCAGTGAAGAGATTTCGCGCGCACGGTCAGCGGCCTGGACCGCCTGCTTGATCTGGGCCACAATCGAATCGACTCCATCAGAAGCTTTGGCGGCATAGCGCCCTGCCAGAACTGGTGAATATTTTCGAACCTCATCCTCCGAAACATCCTTCCAAACGGGTAAAATCACCTTCCTCGAAGTTGTTTCGAGTGCGAATAATCCGTCCAGTTCCGCCCTGGGCCACTTTTTGGAAAAAAAGAATGCACTCAGAACAAGCAACGCCACTGCATATTGCCTTGCGAGCGAGTCGGACGAAGCGAACGTCAGCCCATGAGCTAACGCCTGACAGATCAACATTCGGTCGAAGGGATCGCGATGCAGCGGCGGTAATCCGCTCAACTGGCCAACGGCAGCTTCATCCAATGCCAGCGGCGCGATGAGATGCTTTTCGCGTTGCAGCGGGACAAACTGCGCGGGTGGTTGCGGCAATGGGAGTTTGCCGAGGCTGTGTTTGAGGGAGATTTCCCAGAACGAGACGGCGCTCAAAAACACCTGGTTCTGGGGATCGCGCACTGCGGATACGGCTGCCATGGACAATTTGGCGTCGCCGGTCACGAGCCAGAGGAATTCGCAGGTATCCAGCAGAATCCTCATTTGCCTTCAAACGTGCGCAGCACGTCTTCCGGCAAGGGGGCATTGAAGTCATCGGGGACGGTAAAGTGGCCTTTGGCCAAGCCGATGGGGCGCGGCTGCGAAAGTGGCGGCGGATTCAGAATGGTGAGCAGGCCGGACGCTTTCTCTGGCAAGGCTTCCGCACCCTTCGGTGAAATGCGGCCGTGGTCAATTTCGACTTCAACTGTCCGATAGCTCATGGCACGAAATTACGCTTGAACCCAGATGGCCGCAAGGAGCGAGTCGCCAATCGTTTCGTTGGACAAATGGCGCTGACCGGGCAGGCTTGGCCCGGATATTGGAGCAAACGCGCGTGTTCCCATCGGCGCCTCGCCGATGGGTTGGGCGTTGGCTGGCCCGACAGTTCGCTTAGCGCAGCCGGTGCCAGATTTGCGGCGAGGCGCCGCAAGCAGCACGCGAGGGCGCGTGCGCTCCCCAGAATATTGCGGATTCTGCGGACGGATGATCGAGTGACGATGACGAGAAAAATGTCCAGCCTTTGGATGACAACCGCGGTCTTGACGGCCGGGATTTGCCTGGCGCAATTCCAGCCGCGGTCCGGGTCGAGTCCGCGAAGTTCTGAATCGGGCCGATTCATCCGCATCGAAGGCGGGGCAGTGATCGATGAGGACACGGTCCGCACGGCTCGCGAAACCGGTTTCCATAGCACCGACACGCCCGCCTGGACCAATCCCCCCGGCTTCGAGCGGGACGTGTTCACGTTTGCGCGTGTCATCTTCCAATCGGATGCGGCGGCCAGCCCGCGCGCGGGTATCGGACGCCGGCTCGGTTGGTGGGTGGATTATCCCGACGCCGACCTGAATCTCTCGTTTCGCCTTCAGCAATTGACCTCGATCCGAACCGATCCCGACGCACGCGTGCTCAAGCTGACCGACCCGGCGCTGTTCGATTATCCGCTCCTTTACCTGGAGCACGCGGGTTACATGCGCTTGAGCGATGAGGAAGTCGCGATCCTTCGCCGGTATCTGGCCTGCGGCGGCGCGCTCTTTGTGAACGACTTTTGGGGCACGCAGGAATGGGACGGATTTGCCGGACAGGTCGAGCGCGTTCTGCCGAACCGGTCCTGGACGGATCTGGAGATCGAGCATCCGGTCTTTCACTGCGTTTTCAATCTGCAGGGCCCGATGTTCCGGCTGCGCGTGCCGACGATGCAGTTCTGGAACGAAGGCCACGACCCGGACGATCCGCAATCACCGCCGCAGCGGGTTTCGCGCGGCGAGGGGTGGGAGGAAATGCACGTCCGCGCGCTGCTCGACGACGCCGGGCGCATCATGATCCTGGCGATTCACAACAGCGACGTGAGCGATGGCTGGGAGCGGGAAGGGGAAAACGATCTCTATTTCAACCGCTACTCCGAGAAGATCGCCTATCCTTTGGGCATCAATCTGGTGTTCTTCTTGATGACGCACTGACTTCCGACGGGGCCGGCTTCAGGAATTCCTTTATTCGTTTTTTTTGGGCTCTCCAACCGTCGGATTAAGGTTCAAGCGCGCAGAGGAACGCCGCGTTCATGCCGCTACCGCACGGGAAATTTCGAGATTCGTGGCTCATCGGGGGCCACAAAAAATTTCCGGTCAAGGCACGCTCCGATTCCGGAGCAGCAACACGCTCGCTTTCTCCTTGAGAAATTCTTCGTAACGGGCGAGATGCTCGGCGGGAATCGCCATCGGCACCTGGGCTGCGCCCAAGATCAGGTCCGTGTCGCCATCGCCGTCTGCGTCTCCGGCACCCACCCGTATCCAGCGATTCCAATAGCGGTCCTCGAGGCCGGCGCGCTCGACCGTGCCGTCGGTTCGTTGCATGAGAAGCAGAAAAGTCGTCGGGATCGTGGAACGCCAGTCCGGGTAGAATGCAGTTGCGGCGAGATCGATGCGGCCATTGCCGTCAAAGTCGCCCGCTGCGACGTCCATCGCACCGTCGAGCCGCTCGAACAAAACTTCGGCGAATTTCCAATCTCCTTCATTGCGCAGAACCCGCACTCCGTAATGGGCCTTGAGAGGCCGGCCCCGGAGTTCGAGGTTGTTCCCGGCCAATTCGACCAGATCGGGTTTGCCGTCGTTGTCCCAATCAACGATTAAACACCGGTTGTAACCCCAACCCACCGGCCTCCCGACAATCACGCGCGGCACGAAGCGGCGCGGGCCTTCATTGACGAACGCGAGCAGACGCGGCCGGGCGTTCGCGACGGCAATCATGACATCCAAGTCGCCGTCGCCGTCAAAATCCGCGACGTCGCCCCAGGTGGAGCCCGGTTCCTCGAACAAGACATTCTCCTGCAGAGTTTCTCCGCCCCCCCACCAGAGCCCCACGCGTCCCACCGGGTAATCGCCGAAGCCGCAGACGAATAAATCGTCCTTGCCGTCTCCATCCAGATCGGCGGTGCGATGCGCCGTGATGCGCGCGTGGTTGTCCACGACGGTCTGCTGAATTCCCTCGCGCAACCCAAAATCCACGATTCGACCCAGGCGGAAGTCCCGTCCGAAGTGGCCCATCAACGCCACGCGCCGCACCGGGCCAACGCGCTCGTAAGCGATCGGCTCCGAATGCACTTCGATCGCCGTGGTCTGGCCGCGCTCCAGAATCCGAAATTCCGCCGGACGGGACGATCCAATCACAAGCGTCTGATCCGATGGATCAATCCAGGCCAGCGTGATCACCGAAGCCGGAATCGCAAAGGGCAAGGGTTCAAACAACGGTGACGCCGCGGGTTTCGGCTTCAGTTCCGGTTCCTGGTACTGACCGGACGCCCGGTCCAGGAAATAGGCGCGGATCGCGTCAAACTCCTCGCGCGTGACGAGCGGCTTGGGCGGAACCAGAGTGCGATCCACCAGGAGCGGGTGCAGCTCGATGTCAGGGGGAGCGGAATAACCCAGGTAGT
The Verrucomicrobiota bacterium DNA segment above includes these coding regions:
- a CDS encoding DUF4159 domain-containing protein, giving the protein MTRKMSSLWMTTAVLTAGICLAQFQPRSGSSPRSSESGRFIRIEGGAVIDEDTVRTARETGFHSTDTPAWTNPPGFERDVFTFARVIFQSDAAASPRAGIGRRLGWWVDYPDADLNLSFRLQQLTSIRTDPDARVLKLTDPALFDYPLLYLEHAGYMRLSDEEVAILRRYLACGGALFVNDFWGTQEWDGFAGQVERVLPNRSWTDLEIEHPVFHCVFNLQGPMFRLRVPTMQFWNEGHDPDDPQSPPQRVSRGEGWEEMHVRALLDDAGRIMILAIHNSDVSDGWEREGENDLYFNRYSEKIAYPLGINLVFFLMTH
- a CDS encoding VCBS repeat-containing protein produces the protein MLALSGGCDPKSPAPRSLNGQALAEIACARCHPSPSPSFLPREEWPYLLAWMGNYLGYSAPPDIELHPLLVDRTLVPPKPLVTREEFDAIRAYFLDRASGQYQEPELKPKPAASPLFEPLPFAIPASVITLAWIDPSDQTLVIGSSRPAEFRILERGQTTAIEVHSEPIAYERVGPVRRVALMGHFGRDFRLGRIVDFGLREGIQQTVVDNHARITAHRTADLDGDGKDDLFVCGFGDYPVGRVGLWWGGGETLQENVLFEEPGSTWGDVADFDGDGDLDVMIAVANARPRLLAFVNEGPRRFVPRVIVGRPVGWGYNRCLIVDWDNDGKPDLVELAGNNLELRGRPLKAHYGVRVLRNEGDWKFAEVLFERLDGAMDVAAGDFDGNGRIDLAATAFYPDWRSTIPTTFLLLMQRTDGTVERAGLEDRYWNRWIRVGAGDADGDGDTDLILGAAQVPMAIPAEHLARYEEFLKEKASVLLLRNRSVP